In the Piscinibacter sp. XHJ-5 genome, one interval contains:
- a CDS encoding CoA transferase yields the protein MRHGALSRFTILDATRVRAGPTAVRLFADMGARVIKLEIPAGAPGGDDMIGGRDHNRADYENLHRNKESLTLNMKEPEGVAILNELVKKADVFIENYRPDVKYRLGIGPDELRAINPRLIYASISGFGQDGPYANWPGFDSIAQGMGGLMSVTGKPDDGPMRVGIPLADLCAGHFCAMGILTALLEREVSGEGQWVKTSLLESQIAMLDFQAAQWLIDRKVPGQHGNEHPLTVPTGVFQTRDGYLNIAAIGQNMWTRLCEALGLKHLLSEPGLGSDPERVANRARVNAAVGEVFKQRTTAEWTERLLKAGVPCGPIHTIDKVFDDPQVEHLGIRWPMKHPQLGDISLVGQPMSLSRYPREGEAKPAPQQGDDTGAILQELGYSQQRIAELRAAFVV from the coding sequence ATGCGCCACGGTGCACTTTCCCGCTTCACCATCCTCGACGCCACCCGCGTGCGTGCCGGCCCCACGGCCGTGCGCCTGTTCGCCGACATGGGTGCGCGCGTCATCAAGCTCGAGATCCCGGCCGGCGCCCCCGGCGGAGACGACATGATCGGCGGGCGCGACCACAACCGCGCCGATTACGAGAACCTGCACCGCAACAAGGAAAGCCTGACGTTGAACATGAAGGAGCCCGAGGGCGTGGCGATACTGAATGAGCTCGTCAAGAAGGCCGACGTGTTCATCGAGAACTACCGCCCGGACGTCAAGTACCGGCTCGGCATCGGCCCCGACGAGCTGCGCGCGATCAACCCGCGCCTCATCTACGCCAGCATCTCGGGCTTCGGGCAGGACGGCCCGTACGCCAACTGGCCGGGCTTCGATTCCATTGCACAAGGCATGGGCGGGTTGATGAGCGTGACCGGCAAGCCCGACGACGGCCCGATGCGCGTCGGCATTCCGCTGGCCGACCTGTGCGCCGGCCACTTCTGCGCGATGGGCATCCTGACCGCGCTGCTCGAACGCGAGGTCTCCGGTGAGGGCCAGTGGGTGAAGACCTCGCTGCTCGAATCGCAGATCGCGATGCTCGACTTCCAGGCCGCGCAATGGCTGATCGACCGCAAGGTGCCGGGCCAGCACGGCAACGAACATCCGCTGACCGTGCCGACGGGCGTGTTCCAGACCCGGGACGGCTACCTCAACATCGCGGCCATCGGCCAGAACATGTGGACACGGCTGTGCGAGGCGCTCGGGCTGAAGCACCTGTTGTCCGAACCCGGCCTCGGGTCCGACCCCGAACGGGTGGCCAACCGCGCCCGCGTGAACGCCGCTGTCGGCGAAGTGTTCAAGCAGCGCACAACAGCCGAATGGACCGAGCGCCTGCTGAAGGCCGGCGTTCCCTGCGGACCCATCCACACGATCGACAAGGTGTTCGACGACCCGCAGGTGGAGCACCTGGGCATCCGCTGGCCGATGAAACACCCGCAACTGGGCGACATCTCGCTCGTCGGCCAACCGATGAGCCTGTCGCGCTACCCGCGCGAAGGCGAAGCGAAACCCGCGCCGCAGCAAGGCGATGACACGGGGGCCATCCTGCAGGAACTCGGCTACTCGCAGCAACGCATCGCCGAGCT
- a CDS encoding Zn-ribbon domain-containing OB-fold protein: MNTTQDKPARPAGPPAGPRKIPAPRVLPESQAFWSAADEGRLVIKKCNACGEVHHYPRDVCPHCLSLDTTWLQAAGTGSVYSFSTMGKGEAAYTLAFVTLDEGVTLMTNLVDCDPRTLAIGQRVKVVFKPSDGGHPVPMFTPA; this comes from the coding sequence ATGAACACGACACAAGACAAACCAGCACGCCCGGCCGGCCCGCCCGCCGGCCCGCGCAAGATCCCCGCACCGCGTGTGCTGCCCGAGAGCCAGGCCTTCTGGTCAGCCGCCGACGAAGGCCGGCTCGTCATCAAGAAATGCAACGCCTGCGGCGAGGTGCACCACTACCCGCGCGACGTCTGCCCACATTGCCTGAGCCTCGACACCACCTGGCTGCAAGCAGCAGGAACCGGCAGCGTGTATTCATTCAGCACGATGGGCAAGGGCGAGGCTGCCTACACGCTCGCTTTCGTGACGCTCGACGAGGGCGTGACGCTGATGACCAACCTTGTCGACTGTGACCCGCGAACGCTCGCCATCGGCCAGCGCGTCAAAGTCGTTTTCAAACCCAGTGACGGCGGCCACCCGGTGCCGATGTTCACGCCGGCCTGA